The following coding sequences are from one Aeromicrobium duanguangcaii window:
- the hisF gene encoding imidazole glycerol phosphate synthase subunit HisF has protein sequence MSLAVRVIPCLDVDGGRVVKGVNFVDLRDAGDPVEMARVYDAEGADELTFLDITASSSDRSTTFDIVGRTAEQVFIPLTVGGGVRTVEDVDRLLRAGADKVGINTAAIARPEVIAEIAHRFGNQVLVLSVDARRADDQPSGFEVTTHGGRRSAGIDAIEWVRRASELGVGEVLLNSMDADGTQAGFDLEMIRAVRGVTDVPLIASGGAGRLEHFPPAVEAGADAVLAASVFHFGSLTIPAVKETLRAAGHVVR, from the coding sequence TGTCCGTGTGATCCCCTGTTTGGACGTGGACGGCGGCCGAGTCGTCAAGGGTGTGAACTTCGTCGACCTGCGTGATGCGGGCGATCCCGTCGAGATGGCCCGCGTCTATGACGCCGAGGGCGCCGACGAGCTGACCTTCCTCGACATCACCGCCTCCAGCAGCGACCGTTCCACGACGTTCGACATCGTGGGCCGCACCGCCGAGCAGGTCTTCATCCCGCTGACGGTGGGCGGTGGCGTGCGCACGGTCGAGGACGTCGACCGGCTGTTGCGGGCCGGCGCCGACAAGGTCGGCATCAACACCGCCGCCATCGCCAGACCCGAGGTCATCGCCGAGATCGCGCACCGCTTCGGGAATCAGGTGCTCGTGCTCAGCGTTGACGCTCGACGTGCAGACGATCAGCCCAGCGGGTTCGAGGTGACCACCCACGGCGGCCGCCGCTCGGCCGGCATCGACGCGATCGAGTGGGTGCGGCGTGCCAGTGAGCTCGGCGTGGGCGAGGTCCTGCTCAACTCGATGGACGCCGACGGCACGCAGGCCGGGTTCGACCTCGAGATGATCCGCGCCGTGCGCGGCGTCACCGACGTTCCCCTCATCGCCAGCGGCGGTGCCGGCAGACTCGAGCACTTCCCGCCGGCCGTCGAGGCCGGCGCCGACGCGGTGCTGGCCGCCAGCGTCTTCCATTTCGGCTCGCTGACGATCCCCGCGGTGAAGGAGACGCTGCGAGCCGCGGGACACGTGGTCCGGTGA